The proteins below are encoded in one region of Macrococcus armenti:
- a CDS encoding SLC13 family permease produces MEKAKKKLNLKPVWIVVSFIVLFAIALMPTPASLPVMGKMALAILAFAVIMWVTEAVSYPVSSTMIVALIIMLIGFSPIEKLGPSMGNPMAAGKPLAEDALFGTQNALKLAFSGFSSSAVALVAAALFLATAMQVTNLHKRLALLVLSIVGNKTNAVVAGSIIVSIILAFFVPSATARAGAVVPILLGMVTAFGAKKDSRLAALLVITAVQAVSIWNIGIKTGAAQNMVAMGFINKTFNEDVSWGEWFMYAAPWSVIMSIVLYFVMINVIKPETNEIEGGKELVKAQLAELGPVTPKEWRLIAISVALLFFWATEGKFHPIDSSSITLIALAIMLTPKVGVFSWGDVEKLIPWGTIIVFAIGISLGNLLLQTTGAQWLSDKTFGIMGLEHLPLLATIALITVFNILIHLGFASATSLSSALIPVFIALTSTLGLKDNAIGFVLIQQFVISFGFLLPVSAPQNMLAYGTGTFTVKDFLKAGIPLTIIAYLLILLFSATYWKWIGLI; encoded by the coding sequence ATGGAAAAAGCAAAAAAGAAACTTAATTTAAAACCTGTCTGGATTGTTGTAAGTTTTATTGTCTTATTTGCAATTGCTTTAATGCCAACACCAGCATCACTACCTGTAATGGGGAAAATGGCATTAGCAATACTGGCATTTGCTGTGATTATGTGGGTGACTGAAGCGGTAAGTTATCCAGTATCAAGTACGATGATTGTCGCACTCATTATTATGTTAATCGGTTTTAGCCCGATTGAAAAATTAGGACCTTCTATGGGGAATCCTATGGCAGCGGGAAAACCATTAGCTGAAGATGCATTGTTCGGCACACAAAATGCACTTAAGCTAGCGTTTAGTGGGTTTTCAAGTTCAGCAGTTGCACTTGTTGCAGCAGCACTGTTTTTAGCGACAGCGATGCAAGTAACGAATTTGCATAAACGTCTGGCTTTACTTGTACTTTCAATTGTAGGAAATAAAACGAATGCGGTTGTTGCCGGATCGATTATCGTATCGATTATATTAGCGTTCTTTGTACCGTCAGCGACAGCACGTGCCGGTGCAGTAGTTCCGATTTTACTCGGAATGGTTACAGCATTTGGTGCTAAGAAAGATTCACGTCTTGCAGCATTACTTGTAATTACTGCGGTACAAGCAGTATCGATATGGAATATTGGTATTAAAACCGGAGCAGCGCAAAACATGGTTGCGATGGGATTTATTAATAAAACTTTTAATGAAGATGTGTCGTGGGGCGAGTGGTTTATGTATGCTGCACCGTGGTCAGTCATCATGTCAATCGTCTTATATTTCGTAATGATTAATGTCATTAAACCGGAAACGAACGAAATTGAAGGTGGTAAGGAACTTGTAAAAGCACAACTTGCTGAGCTTGGTCCGGTAACACCTAAGGAATGGCGTTTAATTGCTATATCAGTTGCTTTACTGTTCTTCTGGGCAACAGAGGGTAAATTCCATCCGATTGATTCATCTTCTATCACTTTAATTGCACTTGCAATTATGTTAACGCCAAAAGTAGGTGTATTTTCATGGGGAGATGTTGAGAAACTCATTCCATGGGGTACAATTATCGTATTTGCGATTGGTATTTCGCTTGGTAATCTGCTGTTACAAACAACTGGTGCACAATGGTTAAGTGATAAAACATTCGGTATTATGGGGTTAGAACATTTACCACTGCTTGCGACAATTGCGCTGATTACAGTTTTTAATATTTTGATTCACTTAGGATTTGCAAGTGCAACAAGTTTATCAAGTGCACTTATTCCAGTGTTTATTGCTCTGACAAGTACGTTAGGACTTAAAGATAATGCAATTGGTTTCGTATTAATTCAGCAATTTGTTATCAGCTTCGGTTTCTTATTGCCAGTATCTGCACCACAAAACATGCTTGCATATGGTACGGGTACGTTTACAGTAAAAGACTTCTTAAAGGCTGGTATACCATTAACAATAATCGCATACTTACTCATTCTTCTATTCAGTGCAACATACTGGAAGTGGATTGGATTAATTTAA